A region of Planococcus sp. MSAK28401 DNA encodes the following proteins:
- a CDS encoding aspartate kinase gives MTTIVMKFGGTSVASPEKILGVARRAIREKQQGKRVVIVVSAMGKTTDTLLGLAGEISGEPPKREMDMLLATGEQVTISLLAMAFKKLGHDALSFTGWQAGIETESVPRNARIETIHTQRLEEALDLGLFCVVAGFQGVDKSGNITTLGRGGSDTTAVALAAALGAEKCEIYTDVDGVYTSDPRYVTGARKLEQISYDEMLELANLGAGVLHPRAVEFAKNNQVPLSVRASYSDEPGTIIQEVITVEKNLIVRGVAFEKDIARITVSYTKPFNGSLANIFTSLADHLIDVDIIVQSISEEFPPSVSFSIKEDSLAEAQRVLSEAQEQIGYNTIDIETGLAKVSIVGSGMVSNPGVAAKMFDILRAQDVPVKMVSTSEIKVSVVVPASKMERSANALHDAYGLTPASVR, from the coding sequence ATGACAACAATCGTAATGAAGTTCGGGGGGACGTCCGTAGCGTCTCCGGAAAAAATCCTAGGCGTGGCAAGACGCGCCATCCGGGAAAAACAACAAGGCAAGCGCGTCGTCATCGTCGTCTCGGCGATGGGCAAAACGACAGACACGCTGCTCGGCCTTGCGGGAGAGATTTCCGGCGAGCCGCCAAAGCGTGAAATGGACATGCTGCTCGCTACAGGTGAACAAGTGACCATTTCGTTGTTGGCGATGGCGTTCAAAAAACTAGGCCACGATGCCTTGAGTTTCACAGGCTGGCAGGCGGGCATCGAAACGGAATCCGTCCCGCGCAATGCGCGCATCGAAACAATCCACACACAGCGCTTGGAGGAGGCACTTGACCTTGGCTTGTTCTGTGTGGTCGCAGGATTCCAAGGCGTTGACAAGAGCGGCAATATCACAACGCTCGGCCGCGGTGGATCCGATACGACCGCTGTGGCGCTAGCAGCTGCTTTAGGCGCTGAAAAATGTGAAATCTATACGGATGTTGACGGAGTTTACACGTCTGACCCGCGTTATGTCACAGGCGCCCGCAAACTTGAACAGATTTCATACGACGAAATGCTCGAATTGGCCAATCTCGGGGCGGGAGTCCTTCATCCGCGAGCTGTGGAATTCGCCAAAAACAATCAAGTGCCCCTCTCTGTGCGGGCAAGCTACTCGGATGAACCGGGGACTATCATACAAGAGGTGATCACTGTGGAAAAAAATCTAATCGTGCGCGGCGTAGCATTCGAAAAAGACATCGCCCGCATCACTGTCAGTTACACTAAGCCATTCAATGGCTCGCTCGCCAATATCTTCACGAGCTTGGCAGATCATTTAATCGATGTCGACATCATTGTGCAAAGCATCAGTGAGGAGTTTCCGCCATCTGTTTCCTTTTCGATTAAAGAAGACAGCCTGGCAGAAGCGCAGCGCGTGTTGTCGGAAGCGCAGGAACAGATCGGCTATAACACCATCGATATCGAAACCGGCTTGGCGAAAGTGTCGATCGTCGGATCCGGCATGGTATCGAATCCAGGCGTCGCGGCAAAAATGTTCGATATTCTCCGTGCGCAGGATGTGCCGGTAAAAATGGTCAGCACTTCCGAAATCAAAGTATCTGTCGTAGTCCCGGCGAGTAAAATGGAACGCTCAGCAAATGCGCTCCACGATGCATACGGACTGACGCCAGCGTCTGTCAGATAA
- a CDS encoding succinate dehydrogenase cytochrome b558 subunit, with protein MDNNREFLMRRLHSLLGVIPIGLFLTQHLIVNHFATQGVEAFNQAAHFMANLPFVIFLEIFVIYLPLMYHAFYGLYIAFTAKNNPGHYSYMRNILFVAQRYTGVFLVVFIAWHIFETRFQVAIGAGEADFNMMENILTNPLMFAFYVVGVLSATFHFANGLWSFFVTWGITVSEKAQRYSTYFTLLVFIVLSIIGIRALFAFV; from the coding sequence TTGGATAACAATCGTGAATTTTTAATGCGCAGGCTGCACTCTTTACTCGGGGTCATTCCAATCGGATTGTTCTTGACGCAGCATTTGATCGTCAACCATTTCGCTACGCAGGGCGTGGAAGCGTTTAACCAAGCTGCCCACTTCATGGCGAATCTTCCATTCGTCATTTTCCTGGAGATTTTCGTCATCTACTTGCCGCTCATGTATCATGCTTTCTACGGTTTATACATAGCGTTCACGGCGAAAAACAACCCGGGGCATTACAGCTACATGCGCAACATTTTATTTGTTGCACAGCGCTATACCGGAGTTTTCCTAGTGGTCTTTATCGCATGGCATATTTTCGAGACAAGATTCCAAGTTGCGATTGGAGCGGGAGAAGCAGATTTCAACATGATGGAAAACATCCTGACGAATCCTCTCATGTTCGCGTTCTACGTAGTGGGTGTCTTGTCCGCAACATTCCATTTTGCGAACGGATTGTGGTCTTTCTTTGTAACGTGGGGAATCACGGTTTCCGAGAAAGCACAGCGCTACTCAACTTACTTCACACTTCTAGTCTTTATTGTATTATCGATCATTGGTATCAGAGCATTGTTTGCATTCGTTTAA
- the sdhA gene encoding succinate dehydrogenase flavoprotein subunit codes for MAKGKISIVGGGLAGLMAAIKVAEAGAPADLFSIVPVKRSHSVCAQGGINGAVNTKGEGDSPAIHLDDTVYGGDFLANQKPVKAMADAAPGIIRLLDRMGVMFNRTPEGLLDFRRFGGTMHHRTAFAGATTGQQLLYALDEQVRRYEVAGLITKYEGWEFLGLVIDDEGISRGITAQNLTTMEIKSFRSDAVIMATGGPGIIFGKSTNSVINTGSAASIVYQQGAYYANGEFIQIHPTAIPGDDKLRLMSESARGEGGRIWTYKDGKPWYFLEEKYPAYGNLVPRDIATREIFDVCVNQKLGINGENMVYLDLSHKDSKELDIKLGGIIEIYEKFTGDDPRKVPMKIFPAVHYSMGGLWVDDHQMTNIPGVLAAGECDYSQHGANRLGANSLLSAIYGGMVAGPNALDYVKGLEVLAEDLPNDIYAQHEAEEQRKWDEILALDGTENAYVLHKELGEWMTDNVTVVRYNDRLEETDRKIQELLERFNHISMTDTQLWSNQGAMFTRQLKNMLHLARVITIGALKRNESRGAHYKPEFPERNDEEFLKTTMAKFNGYDAPIFHYEEVDTGLIPPRKRDYSAKA; via the coding sequence ATGGCGAAAGGCAAAATTTCTATCGTCGGTGGGGGCCTAGCTGGCCTAATGGCAGCAATTAAAGTTGCTGAAGCAGGAGCACCTGCCGATCTATTTTCCATCGTTCCCGTTAAACGGTCTCACTCTGTGTGCGCACAGGGCGGCATTAACGGAGCGGTGAATACAAAAGGTGAAGGGGATTCCCCGGCAATTCACTTGGATGACACCGTTTACGGCGGTGACTTCCTAGCTAACCAAAAGCCGGTTAAAGCAATGGCTGATGCAGCACCTGGCATCATCCGCCTGCTTGACCGCATGGGCGTCATGTTCAATCGTACGCCTGAAGGGCTTCTTGACTTCCGTCGTTTCGGGGGCACGATGCACCACAGAACAGCATTTGCAGGCGCAACAACTGGCCAGCAATTGCTTTACGCACTGGACGAGCAAGTCCGCCGCTATGAAGTCGCAGGCTTGATCACAAAATATGAAGGCTGGGAATTCCTTGGCCTCGTCATCGATGACGAAGGCATTTCAAGAGGGATCACTGCACAGAACTTGACGACAATGGAGATCAAATCGTTCCGTTCGGATGCTGTTATCATGGCAACTGGCGGACCAGGGATCATCTTCGGAAAATCCACGAACTCTGTTATCAACACAGGCTCTGCTGCATCGATCGTATACCAGCAAGGCGCTTATTATGCGAACGGCGAATTCATCCAAATCCACCCGACAGCGATTCCTGGCGACGACAAGCTCCGCTTGATGTCAGAATCTGCACGCGGTGAAGGCGGACGGATCTGGACGTATAAAGACGGCAAGCCTTGGTACTTCCTGGAAGAAAAATACCCGGCTTACGGAAACTTGGTTCCTCGTGATATCGCGACACGCGAAATCTTCGATGTGTGCGTTAACCAAAAACTCGGCATCAACGGCGAGAACATGGTGTACTTGGACCTTTCCCATAAAGATTCGAAAGAACTCGACATCAAACTGGGCGGCATCATCGAAATCTATGAGAAATTCACAGGCGACGATCCGCGTAAAGTTCCGATGAAAATTTTCCCGGCAGTCCACTATTCAATGGGCGGACTGTGGGTCGACGATCATCAGATGACGAATATCCCTGGCGTATTGGCAGCTGGTGAATGTGATTATTCCCAGCATGGTGCGAACCGTCTCGGCGCAAACTCGCTCTTGTCAGCCATCTACGGCGGTATGGTCGCTGGACCGAATGCCCTTGATTACGTCAAAGGCTTGGAAGTCCTAGCGGAAGACTTGCCAAATGATATTTACGCTCAGCACGAAGCTGAAGAGCAGCGTAAATGGGACGAGATCCTTGCACTTGACGGAACTGAAAATGCTTACGTCCTGCACAAGGAACTCGGCGAATGGATGACGGACAACGTGACGGTCGTACGTTATAATGACCGCCTCGAAGAAACAGACCGCAAAATCCAAGAGCTTCTTGAACGCTTTAACCACATCAGCATGACGGATACGCAACTTTGGAGCAACCAAGGGGCAATGTTTACCCGCCAGCTGAAAAATATGCTACATTTAGCACGTGTCATCACGATCGGTGCGTTGAAACGCAACGAAAGCCGCGGCGCTCATTACAAACCGGAATTCCCGGAACGTAATGATGAGGAATTCCTGAAGACGACTATGGCAAAATTCAACGGTTACGATGCGCCGATCTTCCATTATGAAGAAGTCGACACTGGCTTGATCCCGCCACGCAAACGCGATTATTCCGCGAAAGCATAG
- the sdhB gene encoding succinate dehydrogenase iron-sulfur subunit: MGEAAKTVIFEIERQNSTDESSYWEKFELPYRANMNVISALMEIRRNPVNIEGKKTTPVNWDMNCLEEVCGACSMVINGKARQSCTALVDQLEQPIRLQPMRTFPVVRDLIVDRSRMFDSLKKVKAWVPIDGTHDLGEGPRMPERKRQWAYELSKCMTCGVCLEACPNVNDKSDFIGAAPLSQVRLMNAHPTGAMNRDERLNAIMGEGGLADCGNSQNCVESCPKGIPLTTSIAALNRDVSIQMFRNFFGSDHMVD; the protein is encoded by the coding sequence ATGGGTGAAGCAGCAAAAACGGTTATTTTCGAAATCGAACGCCAGAACTCTACTGACGAAAGTTCGTACTGGGAAAAGTTCGAATTGCCATATCGCGCCAACATGAACGTCATTTCCGCGTTAATGGAAATCCGGCGCAACCCGGTCAACATAGAAGGAAAGAAAACAACTCCAGTCAACTGGGACATGAACTGCCTTGAGGAAGTTTGTGGCGCATGTTCAATGGTCATCAACGGCAAAGCACGCCAGTCGTGTACAGCTCTTGTCGATCAACTGGAACAGCCGATCCGCCTTCAGCCAATGAGAACATTCCCGGTCGTCCGCGACTTGATCGTAGACCGCAGCCGCATGTTCGACTCACTGAAGAAGGTCAAAGCGTGGGTGCCGATCGACGGTACGCATGATCTGGGCGAAGGTCCGCGTATGCCTGAGCGTAAACGCCAATGGGCATATGAATTGTCTAAATGTATGACGTGCGGCGTATGCCTCGAGGCTTGCCCGAACGTCAACGATAAATCCGACTTTATCGGTGCAGCTCCGCTTTCCCAAGTCCGCTTGATGAACGCGCATCCGACAGGCGCCATGAACCGTGACGAGCGTTTGAACGCGATCATGGGCGAAGGCGGCCTTGCGGATTGCGGTAACTCACAGAACTGTGTGGAATCTTGCCCGAAAGGCATTCCATTGACAACGTCAATCGCAGCTTTGAACCGCGACGTGAGCATCCAAATGTTCCGTAACTTCTTCGGAAGCGATCATATGGTCGACTAA
- a CDS encoding acyl-CoA thioesterase translates to MRAAYIEDFTKWQQGFTFYAPVHVRFSETDMFGHVNNTVPIAYFEYTRIEFMKEIGLMQDWLSKDSDLIPVVADMQVDFVRQVFFDEQLKIYVKVQSIGNSSADIHYWAVNDQQETCFTGRGAVVQISKSSGKGHPWNDSQKTMLQSGSLTSSGK, encoded by the coding sequence ATGAGAGCAGCATACATAGAGGATTTCACTAAATGGCAGCAGGGCTTCACCTTTTACGCACCGGTGCACGTGCGCTTTTCGGAAACGGACATGTTTGGGCATGTCAACAACACGGTACCGATCGCTTATTTTGAATACACCAGAATCGAATTCATGAAAGAAATCGGTTTAATGCAAGACTGGCTTTCAAAAGACAGCGATTTGATTCCGGTCGTGGCGGACATGCAAGTTGATTTCGTCCGTCAAGTATTTTTTGATGAACAATTGAAGATTTACGTGAAAGTGCAATCAATAGGAAACTCATCGGCAGACATCCATTATTGGGCAGTAAACGATCAGCAGGAGACTTGTTTCACTGGCAGGGGCGCCGTGGTCCAGATCTCTAAATCGAGCGGCAAAGGCCATCCGTGGAACGACTCACAGAAAACAATGTTGCAGAGTGGAAGTCTGACTTCTTCCGGTAAATAA
- a CDS encoding MarR family winged helix-turn-helix transcriptional regulator translates to MTEDNLNRRHDLERVAFMEKELRYISGIIKQKGREILNSYTITPPQFVALQWLFEHGDMTIGDLSNKMFLAFSTTTDLVDRMEKNDLVVRIREEQDRRVVRIKLLKEGERIIEEVIKKRQDYLEAVLEDFSEEEVEQFSSLLEKMHINMK, encoded by the coding sequence ATGACTGAAGACAACTTAAACCGCCGCCACGATTTAGAGCGTGTGGCATTTATGGAAAAGGAATTGCGTTATATATCCGGGATCATCAAACAAAAAGGCCGTGAAATCTTAAATTCGTATACCATCACGCCGCCGCAGTTCGTGGCCCTTCAATGGCTGTTCGAACATGGCGACATGACTATTGGTGATTTATCGAATAAAATGTTTTTGGCGTTTAGCACAACGACCGATCTGGTCGACCGGATGGAGAAGAACGATTTGGTCGTCCGTATCCGCGAGGAGCAGGACCGCCGGGTGGTGCGTATTAAATTATTGAAAGAAGGCGAACGGATCATTGAAGAAGTGATCAAGAAGCGCCAGGATTATTTAGAAGCAGTACTCGAAGACTTCAGTGAAGAGGAAGTCGAGCAATTTTCAAGCTTGTTGGAGAAAATGCATATCAACATGAAATAG
- the racE gene encoding glutamate racemase: protein MNAPIGVIDSGVGGLTVAKEIMKLLPNEKICYIGDNARCPYGPRPLAEVRRYTWQMAEALMKMNIKMLVIACNTATAAALNSLQKKLPIPVIGVIFPGARAAIKSSSTKKIAVLGTFGTVKSGAYETAIKSLVSSSDVVQLACPRFVPLVESDEYEGEFARRMVAETLSAIKSKEFDTAILGCTHYPLLQGFIEQELGGTVTVLSSAQETAKDVSRHLSYQDKFADRRKPPVHQFYTSGSTEIFRTIIKKWLAIDDPCIRSIQFPKT, encoded by the coding sequence TTGAATGCGCCAATCGGAGTCATTGATTCGGGCGTCGGCGGGTTGACCGTCGCCAAAGAAATCATGAAACTTTTGCCTAATGAGAAAATCTGTTATATCGGCGACAATGCACGCTGTCCGTATGGCCCCCGTCCGCTTGCGGAAGTGCGGCGCTATACGTGGCAGATGGCAGAAGCGCTTATGAAAATGAATATTAAAATGCTGGTCATTGCCTGCAATACGGCAACGGCCGCAGCGCTCAATTCCTTGCAGAAAAAATTGCCGATCCCAGTCATCGGGGTTATTTTCCCTGGAGCACGCGCCGCCATCAAATCCTCTTCGACAAAGAAGATTGCCGTGCTCGGCACATTCGGAACGGTCAAAAGCGGCGCTTATGAAACAGCCATCAAATCGCTCGTGTCGTCTTCGGACGTCGTCCAATTGGCGTGCCCGCGTTTTGTTCCGCTCGTGGAAAGTGATGAGTATGAAGGGGAGTTCGCCCGCCGTATGGTAGCCGAGACTTTATCGGCAATCAAATCGAAGGAATTCGACACGGCCATCCTCGGATGCACCCATTATCCGCTGCTTCAAGGATTTATTGAGCAAGAGCTTGGCGGCACCGTAACGGTTCTGTCGTCAGCGCAAGAAACAGCTAAAGACGTTTCGCGCCATTTGAGCTACCAGGACAAATTTGCGGATCGCCGCAAACCGCCCGTCCATCAATTTTATACATCCGGTTCGACGGAGATTTTCCGCACAATCATCAAAAAATGGCTTGCCATCGACGATCCGTGCATCCGCTCGATCCAGTTCCCAAAGACCTGA
- the rph gene encoding ribonuclease PH, which yields MTRIDNRQANELRPVEIETDYLIHPEGSVLITVGQTKVICTATIESRVPGFLRGQGKGWVTAEYSMLPRATGSRNQREATRGKLGGRTMEIQRLIGRSLRAVVDLEKIGERTLWIDCDVIQADGGTRTASITGAFIAMTIALGKLDVPVFPVTDYLAATSVGINSSKQAILDLNYEEDSTAAVDMNLVMTGAGEFVEMQGTGEEATFSRKELNEMLDLGEAGIQQLIKIQQQAIGELSSRIGEKVESAL from the coding sequence ATGACAAGAATTGATAATAGACAAGCAAATGAACTGCGCCCGGTGGAGATAGAGACGGATTATTTGATCCATCCGGAAGGATCGGTCCTGATTACGGTCGGCCAGACGAAAGTGATTTGCACAGCGACAATCGAGTCGCGTGTCCCAGGCTTCTTGAGAGGCCAAGGCAAGGGCTGGGTAACGGCGGAATATTCCATGTTGCCACGCGCGACAGGAAGCCGCAACCAGCGTGAAGCGACGCGCGGCAAGCTCGGCGGGCGCACGATGGAAATCCAGCGCCTGATCGGCCGTTCCTTGCGCGCTGTCGTCGATCTCGAGAAGATTGGCGAACGCACACTGTGGATCGATTGCGACGTCATCCAGGCGGATGGAGGGACGCGTACAGCGTCCATCACGGGAGCTTTTATCGCCATGACCATCGCACTCGGCAAATTGGACGTGCCGGTATTCCCGGTGACGGATTATTTGGCCGCTACAAGCGTCGGCATCAATAGCAGCAAGCAAGCTATCCTGGACTTGAATTACGAAGAAGATTCAACGGCAGCGGTCGATATGAACCTGGTCATGACAGGGGCCGGTGAATTCGTCGAAATGCAAGGCACCGGCGAAGAAGCGACATTCAGCCGCAAGGAATTGAACGAAATGCTCGATCTCGGTGAAGCAGGGATCCAGCAATTGATCAAAATCCAACAACAAGCGATCGGCGAATTGTCGTCGCGGATCGGCGAAAAGGTGGAATCTGCCCTATGA
- a CDS encoding XTP/dITP diphosphatase has product MKKIVIATQNKGKAKDFETLLSPLGYEVLTLRDVAQDLDIEETGTTFEANAILKAEGVAKELGIPVIADDSGLEIDALDGEPGVYSARYAGGEKSDDANIDKVLEKLSGVPEGERSARFRCVLAVAAPGEQTQTFSGSCEGEILRLRRGDNGFGYDPIFYVPAQERAMAELEPEEKAAISHRGQALRELSEAMPEWLK; this is encoded by the coding sequence ATGAAAAAAATCGTCATTGCGACACAAAACAAAGGAAAAGCCAAAGACTTTGAAACTTTGTTGTCTCCTCTAGGCTATGAAGTATTGACCTTGAGAGATGTGGCACAAGACCTCGACATCGAAGAAACCGGCACGACATTCGAAGCTAATGCGATCCTGAAAGCGGAAGGCGTCGCTAAAGAACTCGGCATCCCGGTCATCGCGGATGACAGCGGCCTTGAGATCGATGCATTGGACGGAGAACCAGGCGTCTATTCTGCCCGCTATGCGGGGGGCGAAAAGAGCGACGACGCCAATATCGATAAAGTGCTGGAGAAATTGTCTGGTGTACCGGAGGGAGAGCGCAGTGCGCGATTCCGCTGCGTCTTGGCGGTCGCGGCGCCGGGAGAACAAACCCAAACATTCTCCGGGTCATGTGAAGGCGAAATCCTGCGCTTGCGCAGAGGCGACAACGGCTTCGGCTACGACCCGATCTTTTACGTGCCTGCCCAGGAGCGTGCCATGGCGGAACTCGAACCCGAAGAAAAAGCGGCCATCTCCCACCGCGGCCAAGCATTACGCGAGCTCAGCGAAGCGATGCCGGAGTGGCTGAAATAA
- a CDS encoding polysaccharide deacetylase family protein — MKKLLVASLLLVSLFIAGFSTHAAAADIEIPVVNYHVISYDPEPNNLYQYSVEEFEKQMAYLKENGYSSLSINQYFEILDGTAAMPAKPILITFDDSTDDFYPNAFPILEKYDLKATQFTIADWVNDSQSMTAEEITTVMEKGIDIQNHTSTHPSLDQLSYDEQYNEINDATATLKSITGETTEVFAYPYGAYNDDTLAVVENLGFKGAFTIEGGVSTDEDSRYELPRFMILNGDTLDDFIRKLSTGH; from the coding sequence ATGAAAAAATTACTGGTAGCTTCCCTGCTTCTCGTTTCCTTGTTCATAGCAGGGTTCAGCACTCACGCGGCCGCAGCTGACATTGAAATTCCTGTGGTGAATTATCATGTTATTTCCTATGATCCCGAGCCGAATAATCTATATCAGTACAGCGTAGAAGAATTCGAGAAACAAATGGCTTACTTGAAGGAAAATGGCTACAGTTCATTGAGCATCAATCAGTACTTCGAAATTTTGGATGGAACAGCAGCTATGCCAGCTAAACCGATCCTCATCACATTTGATGACAGTACCGATGATTTTTATCCGAACGCCTTTCCAATCCTGGAAAAATACGATTTAAAAGCAACCCAGTTTACGATTGCAGATTGGGTAAACGATAGTCAGAGCATGACGGCTGAAGAAATTACAACCGTCATGGAGAAAGGCATCGACATCCAAAACCATACATCAACACACCCGTCTCTCGATCAACTGAGCTACGACGAACAATACAACGAAATTAATGATGCGACGGCAACACTCAAATCTATTACCGGCGAAACGACGGAAGTGTTCGCTTACCCTTACGGAGCTTACAATGACGACACGCTTGCAGTCGTTGAAAATCTTGGATTTAAAGGAGCATTCACAATAGAGGGGGGCGTGAGTACTGACGAGGACAGTCGTTACGAGCTTCCCCGCTTCATGATCCTGAACGGTGATACTTTGGACGATTTTATACGGAAACTTTCGACCGGCCATTAA
- a CDS encoding PhzF family phenazine biosynthesis protein, translated as MKTLNYTLADVFTDTPFGGNQLAVVEGRNGLTREEMQNIAQELNLSETVFVFPPAKEANVRKLRIFTPQMELPMAGHPTIGAAYILASSGAVPTEEGWNEWVLEEGIGEVPVTVHKERGRILKVEMKQPVPIFGEEFLDRKIAAGLLSLAADDLHPDFPVQSVSSGVPFLFIPLRSLQAIQRIHFRLDVWERYFSENPDTQHIFTFTTETENRDASVHGRMFAPAMGIAEDPATGAASGPLGAYLVEHQILHAHENGIHVIRSEQGYEMKRPSAIDIKVIGHTGAISEVKIAGNSVIVGKGQLFL; from the coding sequence ATGAAAACCTTAAATTATACATTGGCAGATGTTTTTACTGACACGCCTTTCGGTGGAAATCAATTGGCCGTCGTGGAAGGAAGAAACGGTTTGACAAGAGAAGAAATGCAGAACATCGCCCAGGAGTTGAACTTATCTGAAACAGTATTTGTTTTTCCTCCAGCTAAAGAGGCGAATGTCAGGAAGCTGCGGATCTTCACACCGCAAATGGAACTCCCGATGGCAGGACATCCAACAATCGGGGCAGCGTATATTTTAGCTTCTTCTGGTGCAGTGCCTACGGAAGAAGGATGGAATGAATGGGTGCTTGAAGAAGGAATAGGGGAAGTCCCAGTAACAGTCCATAAGGAACGAGGGCGGATTCTTAAGGTTGAAATGAAACAACCGGTGCCCATTTTCGGGGAAGAGTTTCTGGATAGAAAAATAGCTGCCGGACTGCTTTCATTAGCAGCCGATGATCTTCATCCGGATTTTCCGGTTCAATCTGTGTCCTCGGGTGTGCCTTTTCTGTTCATCCCGCTGCGTTCACTTCAAGCGATTCAACGGATTCATTTCCGGCTGGATGTATGGGAGCGGTATTTTAGTGAAAATCCAGATACTCAGCACATTTTCACATTTACGACGGAAACTGAAAATCGAGATGCTTCTGTACATGGAAGAATGTTTGCGCCGGCAATGGGAATTGCCGAAGATCCGGCAACCGGCGCAGCTAGCGGCCCGCTTGGTGCATATTTGGTTGAACACCAAATACTGCATGCTCATGAGAATGGAATACATGTCATCCGAAGTGAACAGGGCTATGAAATGAAACGGCCAAGCGCAATTGATATCAAGGTTATTGGCCACACCGGCGCTATTTCAGAAGTGAAAATTGCGGGCAATTCGGTCATAGTCGGGAAAGGACAGCTGTTCCTCTAA
- a CDS encoding YdcF family protein, which translates to MFRNKWKRILIVLSLILTILIAATATSIWTFASESELMEADAAIVLGTKVVGGEPSPVLEQRIRHAIDLYEAGYVEKIIFTGGITDGADLAESVVSRDFAIRNHVPEEDILIETQSLITEENFRFAGELADENGLSSFLVVSDPLHMKRALLMAEHAGIDAHSSPTPSTEFKGFANIAPFFAREVVCYMAYVAMHAVI; encoded by the coding sequence GTGTTCAGAAACAAATGGAAACGGATTTTGATCGTACTTTCCCTTATATTAACCATTTTAATTGCGGCGACGGCGACGAGCATTTGGACCTTTGCCAGTGAATCCGAGTTGATGGAAGCTGATGCGGCGATCGTGCTCGGCACGAAAGTCGTCGGCGGAGAGCCTTCGCCGGTACTCGAGCAGCGCATTCGCCACGCCATCGATCTATACGAGGCGGGCTATGTCGAGAAGATCATCTTTACAGGAGGCATCACGGACGGGGCGGACCTCGCCGAGTCGGTCGTGAGCCGAGACTTTGCCATCCGCAATCATGTCCCGGAAGAGGATATCCTGATTGAGACTCAATCGCTCATCACAGAAGAGAATTTTCGTTTCGCGGGTGAACTGGCGGATGAAAACGGTTTGTCGAGCTTTCTCGTTGTCAGCGACCCCTTACATATGAAACGGGCGCTGCTTATGGCGGAACACGCCGGGATCGATGCCCATTCCTCGCCGACGCCTTCGACTGAATTCAAGGGCTTTGCGAACATCGCCCCTTTCTTTGCCCGTGAAGTTGTTTGCTATATGGCCTACGTCGCGATGCACGCCGTCATTTAA
- a CDS encoding OsmC family protein: protein METDQLKLSTKWQGDFVFEAAGQGGHTLRMDAHQGVGNGQGLLPMQALLGSLAGCFGMDVVMILRARMKEVRSIEIVTQGDKRRNPPKEFLAITVTFIVEGDIDADKVWHAIEVSGEKYCPVAHSLKADVVYKLVLNGEEAGAK from the coding sequence ATGGAAACCGATCAACTGAAGCTCAGCACGAAATGGCAAGGGGATTTTGTATTTGAAGCTGCGGGTCAAGGCGGCCATACGCTCCGGATGGATGCTCATCAGGGAGTCGGGAACGGCCAAGGGTTGCTTCCGATGCAGGCGCTGCTCGGCTCACTTGCCGGATGCTTCGGCATGGACGTCGTGATGATTCTGCGCGCCAGGATGAAAGAGGTTCGCTCTATCGAAATCGTCACGCAAGGGGACAAGCGCCGAAATCCGCCGAAGGAATTTTTGGCGATTACCGTGACCTTTATTGTCGAAGGCGACATCGACGCGGATAAAGTCTGGCATGCCATCGAAGTGAGCGGGGAGAAATACTGTCCGGTTGCCCATTCCTTAAAAGCGGACGTCGTGTACAAATTGGTTTTGAACGGCGAAGAGGCTGGCGCAAAATAG